The genome window CGACACTTTAAGAACTCGTAACGATTCGCAGCGAAAGGTTGAACGACATGTCCAGCCCCAACGTCGGACGCATCACCCAGGTCATCGGCTCGACTCTCGACGCGCAGTTCAGCGAAGACAGCATGCCGTCGCTCTACAACGCGCTCTCCGTTCAGGTCGAGCGCACCGTGCTCGGCGAGAAGATGCGGGAGACGCTCTGGTGCGAAGTCGCCCAGCATCTGGGTGGCGGGCAGGTTCGCGCCGTGTCGCTCGGCTCGACCGACGGCCTGCAGCGCGGTCAGGAGATCACCGACAGCGGCTCGGCCGTGACCGTCCCCGTCGGCCTAGAGACCCTCGGCCGGGTGTTCAACCTGGTCGGCGAGCCGATCGACGACCGCGGTCCGGTCACCACCACGGCCCGCCGCGCCATTCACCAGCTGCCCCCCGAGATGTCCGACCTGTCCTCGAAGACGGAGATCTTCGAGACCGGCATCAAGGTGATGGACCTGCTCTGCCCGCTGGTGCGCGGCGGCAAGGCCGGCCTCTTCGGCGGCGCCGGCGTCGGCAAGACGGTCATCATTCAGGAGCTCATCGCCCGTCTCGCCCGCTTTCACTCCGGCTACAGCTGCTTCGCCGGCGTCGGTGAGCGCACCCGCGAGGGCAACGACCTCTGGCTCGAAATGCAGGAGGCCAAGATCGGCGACACCGGCAAGTCCGTCATCGACCAGACCGTCATGGTCTTCGGCCAGATGAACGAGCCGCCCGGCGCGCGCCTGCGCGTCGCCCTTTCGGCGCTCACCATGGCCGAGTATTTCCGCGACCAGACCGGCGCCGACACCCTGCTGTTCATCGACAACATCTTCCGCTTCACCCAGGCCGGTTCCGAAGTCTCGGCGCTCCTCGGCCGCATGCCCTCCGCCGTCGGCTACCAGCCGACCCTCGCGACCGAAATGGGCGAGCTGCAGGAGCGCATCACTTCGACCAAGCGCGGCGCGGTGACCTCGATTCAGGCGATCTACGTGCCGGCCGACGACTACACCGACCCGGCGCCCGCGAACGCGTTCACGCATCTCGACTCGACTGTGAACCTCGAGCGCTCGATCGCCGAGAAGGGCATCTACCCCGCCGTCGATCCGCTCGCGTCCTCGAGCCGCATCGTGACCGCCGAGATCCTCGGCGAGCGCCACTATCAGGTCTCGCGGCGCGTGCAGCAGATCCTGCAGCGCTACAAGGACCTGCAGGACATCATCGCGATCCTCGGCATCGACGAGCTCTCCGAGGACGACAAGGTCATCGTCCGCCGGGCGCGCAAGATCGAGCGCTTCTTCTCGCAGCCGTTCTTCGTCGCCGAGCAGTTCACCGGTTTCCCGGGCATCTACGTCAAGCGCGAGGACACGATTCGCTCGTTCGAGGAGCTCTGCGACGGCAAGTGGGATCATCTGCCGGACCAGGCGTTCATGTACGTCGGCACCGTCGAGGAAGCGGCGGCGAAGGCCGAGAAGATGGCGGCGGCCTGACGATGGCCAACTCCTTTCACCTCTCGGTCGTGACACCGGAGCGCGAAGTGCTTTCTCTGGAAGCCAGATTCGTCGCCCTCCCGGCCTACGACGGTGAGATGGGTATCCTCGCGCAGAGAGCGCCGCTCCTCGCCAAACTGGGAGCGGGCCTGCTGCGCGTCGAGGAGGCCGGCGGCGCCAAGCGCAAGCTGTTCATTGCCGGCGGCTTTGCGCAGATGGTGGACGACAGACTCACCATCCTCACCGAAGAGGCACAGGAACCCGACAAGATCACCGCCGAGGCCGCGAAGAGCGCCCTCGCCGCGGCCGCGAAGCTCCCGAACGGCACCGAGAGCGAGAACCAGCGCCGCGCTCAGGCCACCGTCCGGGCGCGCGCGATGGGCCGTCTCGCCAAGGCCTGAGGGGCAGCAACCACGTCCGAGCCGCCCCGCATCCTCGCTGCTCGGGGCGACGCGCCCTCGGAGTACGACGAGCTCTTCGCTCCGCCGGGCGAGGAGGAGCAGCGCTCGGTCGAGGTCGTCCGCCGGGCGTTCCACGCCGCCGCCGGTCCCTATCTCTCCCATCCCCTGCCCTGGTTCGCCTGGGCCTGCATCCTGCCTGCGGCGGCGCTGCTCACGCCGCTCGCCCTGGCGACGGCGCGCGAGGCCGGCGTGACGATCCTATGGTCGGTGGCCATTCTGATCGGCGGCGCGATCGAAGGACTGACGATCCTGCGTCAACAGCGACACCGCGGGCGTTCGCGACTCGGCGCCTGGGCAATGCGCGCGCAGGGGAATCTCTCGCTCGTGGCGGTCGCACTCTCAGGGCTCGTGCTCTGGCTCGACGGCGCGCGTTTCCTGCCGGGCATCTGGCTGCTTCTGCTCGGGCACAACTTCTTCGCGCTCGGAGGCCTCGCCTTCCCGCCCATGCGCCTCGCCGGGCTCTTCTATCAGGCCGGGGGCCTTGCCGCACTCGTCCCGGGCTCACGCCCGTT of Thermoanaerobaculia bacterium contains these proteins:
- the atpD gene encoding F0F1 ATP synthase subunit beta, which encodes MSSPNVGRITQVIGSTLDAQFSEDSMPSLYNALSVQVERTVLGEKMRETLWCEVAQHLGGGQVRAVSLGSTDGLQRGQEITDSGSAVTVPVGLETLGRVFNLVGEPIDDRGPVTTTARRAIHQLPPEMSDLSSKTEIFETGIKVMDLLCPLVRGGKAGLFGGAGVGKTVIIQELIARLARFHSGYSCFAGVGERTREGNDLWLEMQEAKIGDTGKSVIDQTVMVFGQMNEPPGARLRVALSALTMAEYFRDQTGADTLLFIDNIFRFTQAGSEVSALLGRMPSAVGYQPTLATEMGELQERITSTKRGAVTSIQAIYVPADDYTDPAPANAFTHLDSTVNLERSIAEKGIYPAVDPLASSSRIVTAEILGERHYQVSRRVQQILQRYKDLQDIIAILGIDELSEDDKVIVRRARKIERFFSQPFFVAEQFTGFPGIYVKREDTIRSFEELCDGKWDHLPDQAFMYVGTVEEAAAKAEKMAAA
- the atpC gene encoding ATP synthase F1 subunit epsilon → MANSFHLSVVTPEREVLSLEARFVALPAYDGEMGILAQRAPLLAKLGAGLLRVEEAGGAKRKLFIAGGFAQMVDDRLTILTEEAQEPDKITAEAAKSALAAAAKLPNGTESENQRRAQATVRARAMGRLAKA